Proteins encoded in a region of the Rutidosis leptorrhynchoides isolate AG116_Rl617_1_P2 chromosome 9, CSIRO_AGI_Rlap_v1, whole genome shotgun sequence genome:
- the LOC139867553 gene encoding 3-oxoacyl-[acyl-carrier-protein] synthase, mitochondrial-like, translating into MSGFDQHSQLYTFDQVTSKVAAILPSGTKPGEFNKQQWLDTKFVQQMKNLKCKLDAFHIGGQGRKCGEIDSIGNILDASQLICDDIGNQPCCSDCLRQGDKLNW; encoded by the exons ATGAGCGGATTTGATCAGCATAGTCAGTTGTATACTTTCGATCAGGTGACCTCTAAAGTAGCTGCTATTTTACCTAGTGGTACTAAACCTGGGGAGTTCAACAAGCAACAATGGCTCGATACTAAG TTTGTTCAGCAGATGAAGAACTTAAAGTGCAAATTGGATGCCTTCCACATAGGAGGACAAGGGCGAAAAT GTGGAGAAATTGATAGCATAGGTAATATACTTGATGCGTCACAATTGATCTGTGACGATATAGGGAACCAACCATGTTGTAGTGACTGCTTGCGCCAAGGGGACAAATTAAATTGGTGA